One Setaria viridis chromosome 5, Setaria_viridis_v4.0, whole genome shotgun sequence genomic region harbors:
- the LOC117856349 gene encoding putative cyclin-dependent kinase F-2, whose protein sequence is MPLSKCPPPSRAEGSLLAPKRRPEDDAPAPSVPSAKRSKPAASSTTAPGATRNVLDNIPIGRVDSYKILDKIGAGAFGDVWKARHRSTGQKVAIKSVRAGGKAALLREAALLTACAGNPGVVELHEVVRGGGGTEMDDKLYLVMEYAGPSLHSVVGARRHAGRPLVEDEARRVMRWLLRGVRMMHERGVVHCDLKPGNVLVGKEDGRGRGRAVKICDLGLASSATVPPPDTSGPVQGTLWYMAPEQLTGDTECSAPVDLWSLGCVMAELVAGKPIFQGSDVFEQLGEIVHLLGIPDEVSLMSLGVSPSTPSHLRDAVPEERLSPAGFDVLRGLLEFDPRDRLTSAAALQMPWFTGKDDDDAPSPAGA, encoded by the coding sequence ATGCCTCTCTCCAAGTGTCCGCCTCCATCGCGAGCGGAAGGCAGCTTGTTGGCCCCGAAGCGTCGTCCTGAGGACGATGCACCGGCACCGAGTGTTCCCTCAGCCAAAAGGTCAAAACCAGCTGCGTCATCGACTACCGCACCAGGCGCTACAAGGAACGTGCTCGACAACATCCCGATAGGCAGAGTCGATTCGTACAAGATACTCGACAAGATCGGCGCGGGGGCCTTCGGCGACGTGTGGAAGGCGCGCCACCGCAGCACTGGCCAGAAGGTGGCCATCAAGTCCGTGCGCGCCGGCGGGAAGGCGGCGCTCCTGCGCGAGGCCGCGCTGCTCACGGCGTGCGCGGGGAACCCCGGTGTGGTGGAGCTCCACGAggtggtgcgcggcggcggcggcacggagaTGGATGATAAGCTCTACCTCGTCATGGAGTACGCCGGTCCCAGCCTGCATTCCGTCGTCGgcgcgcgccgccacgccggccggccgctcgTGGAGGACGAGGCGCGCCGCGTGATGAGGTGGCTGCTGCGCGGCGTGAGGATGATGCACGAGCGCGGCGTCGTGCACTGCGACCTGAAGCCGGGGAACGTCCTCGTCGGCAAGGAGGATGGCCGGGGCCGTGGCCGGGCCGTGAAGATCTGCGACCTCGGCCTCGCCAGCTCGGCGACCGTGCCGCCCCCGGACACCTCGGGGCCCGTCCAGGGCACGCTCTGGTACATGGCACCGGAGCAGCTCACGGGTGACACGGAATGCAGCGCGCCCGTGGACCTGTGGTCACTCGGGTGCGTCATGGCGGAACTCGTCGCCGGGAAGCCGATCTTCCAGGGGAGTGATGTGTTCGAGCAGCTGGGCGAGATCGTCCATCTCCTCGGGATCCCGGACGAGGTGTCGTTGATGTCGCTAGGTGTGTCGCCCTCGACGCCGAGCCACCTACGGGACGCGGTGCCGGAGGAACGGCTCTCGCCGGCTGGCTTCGACGTCCTGCGCGGCCTGCTGGAGTTCGACCCCAGGGACAGGCTCACCTCCGCGGCCGCGCTTCAGATGCCGTGGTTCACGGGGAAGGATGATGACGACGCTCCATCACCTGCAGGTGCGTGA
- the LOC117854498 gene encoding uncharacterized protein — MLPALLGGYLAAYPPPLLPPSTAAAPSSSARLAAAFHARLRHASRLVARRHAAGAGEAVSASAAAEGDDEDEAELQDEGFPRWEGGGGEEEDYDHDPEIGDIMGDYFDDPKKAQTRMEERIRKKRHKIVQAKTGSPNTMKVVFNKFDFSNSYIWFEFNNALLPKDATLISDALRSWHIVGRLGGCNSMNMQLSQLPLDCKRPTYDALEGANVTPTSFYNIGNLEIQDNLARVWVDIGIHEPLLLDILLNALTTISSDHVGIKQVQFGGLEFVNWNEDLKTEEVGYSVRKI; from the exons ATGCTCCCTGCGCTCCTCGGCGGCTACCTGGCCGcctacccgccgccgctcctcccaccctcaacagcagcagccccgaGCTCAAGCGCGCGCCTCGCTGCTGCCTTCCACGCTCGCCTCAGGCACGCGTCCCGCCTCGTCGCCCGACGGCACGCtgcgggggcgggggaggcggtgAGCGCGTCAGCCGCCGCGGagggcgacgacgaggacgaagcCGAGCTCCAGGACGAAGGTTTCCCGCGttgggagggcggcggcggcgaggaggaggactaCGACCATGACCCCGAGATAGGGGACATCATGGGGGACTACTTCGACGACCCCAAGAAGGCCCAGACCCGC atggaggagaggataaggaagAAGCGCCACAAGATCGTGCAGGCCAAGACCGGCTCGCCCAACACCATGAAGGTCGTCTTCAACAA ATTTGACTTCTCCAATTCATATATATGGTTCGAATTCAACAATGCTTTGTTGCCAAAAGATGCTACCTTAATTTCTGAT GCTCTACGTTCTTGGCATATAGTTGGGCGCCTTGGTGGCTGCAATTCTATGAATATGCAG CTATCGCAGTTGCCTTTAGATTGCAAAAGGCCGACTTATGATGCTCTTGAAGGAGCTAACGTCACTCCAACATCATTTTATAACATTGGTAATCTTGAGATTCAAGATAATCTAGCACGTGTATG GGTAGACATTGGTATTCATGAGCCATTGCTTTTGGACATCCTACTTAATGCCTTAACGACCATAAGTTCAGA TCATGTTGGTATTAAGCAAGTACAGTTTGGAGGGTTAGAGTTTGTGAACTGGAATGAGGACTTGAAAACAGAAGAAGTTGGATACAGTGTCCGCAAAATCTAA